In uncultured Bacteroides sp., one genomic interval encodes:
- a CDS encoding RagB/SusD family nutrient uptake outer membrane protein, with translation MKKYKLSSLLLILGVFILTSCGDDFLTVNPTESQQAGGAATEGAIKSNLASCYQILLFDSYANNNYNSIPLMSDLRSDDIYKGGGDASDQHQLYLLSLFTSTPAEDLDGLWSIFYSGLARCNNAIIACENAVNVPEANLNQYKAEAHFLRAYYMHWLWKFWGNIPYFEEPLEAPYMAKQYTANEIYNKIIADLDFAIADNKLPMVVTEINLGRVTKAAAMMLKARVVMYQKDNSQYGNVTKDMAEIINSGKYDLMTDFASMWLDENEFCKESIFESNQLPEGKTWSSGWSGYGTNLPAFISPNNLPAGSKTGDFKGGWGFGPVRQAAWNMYEDGDTRREGSINKWESDKYSARFQNTGLFQAKYAARVGYNPQGDTDLNYCNNFRIFRYSEVLLNYAEMVVMNGQAAVGGVTAQSCLDKIRKRAFGKDSSIPATAANIKLERRREFLGEGLRFWDIVRWGDTSLLTESTALSTRTWNDNKKYLPIPQAEMDKTAGSDFALVQNPGY, from the coding sequence ATGAAAAAATATAAATTGTCATCATTATTACTCATCCTTGGAGTTTTTATTCTAACCTCTTGTGGTGACGACTTCTTAACTGTTAATCCAACAGAATCTCAACAGGCTGGTGGAGCAGCTACTGAAGGGGCTATAAAATCAAATCTGGCATCTTGTTACCAAATATTATTGTTTGATAGTTATGCAAATAACAATTATAACAGTATCCCCTTAATGTCTGATTTGCGCTCGGACGATATTTATAAAGGTGGTGGTGATGCAAGTGATCAACATCAATTGTATTTACTCTCTTTATTTACTTCTACGCCAGCAGAAGATCTTGACGGACTTTGGTCTATATTCTATAGTGGCCTTGCTCGTTGTAACAATGCCATTATTGCATGTGAAAATGCAGTGAATGTTCCGGAAGCCAATTTGAATCAATATAAAGCTGAAGCTCATTTCCTTCGTGCTTACTATATGCATTGGTTATGGAAATTCTGGGGAAACATTCCTTATTTTGAAGAACCACTCGAAGCTCCTTATATGGCAAAGCAATATACTGCAAATGAGATTTATAATAAAATCATTGCTGATTTAGATTTTGCAATTGCTGATAACAAACTTCCGATGGTTGTTACTGAAATAAATTTAGGACGGGTTACTAAGGCTGCTGCAATGATGTTGAAAGCACGTGTGGTAATGTATCAGAAAGATAATTCACAATATGGAAATGTGACAAAAGATATGGCTGAAATCATTAATAGTGGTAAATATGATTTGATGACAGATTTTGCATCAATGTGGCTAGATGAAAATGAATTCTGTAAAGAGTCAATTTTTGAAAGTAATCAGCTGCCGGAAGGCAAAACATGGAGTAGTGGTTGGAGTGGTTATGGAACTAATCTACCTGCTTTTATCTCTCCTAACAATTTACCAGCAGGTTCAAAAACCGGTGATTTTAAAGGTGGTTGGGGATTTGGCCCTGTTCGTCAGGCTGCATGGAACATGTACGAAGATGGTGATACTCGTCGCGAAGGTTCTATCAATAAATGGGAATCTGATAAGTATTCTGCCCGTTTCCAGAATACAGGTCTATTCCAGGCAAAATATGCAGCTCGCGTAGGGTACAATCCACAAGGTGATACTGATTTGAACTATTGTAATAACTTCCGGATTTTCCGCTACTCAGAAGTGCTGCTAAACTATGCGGAAATGGTTGTAATGAATGGCCAGGCTGCAGTGGGTGGAGTTACAGCTCAATCTTGTCTTGATAAGATAAGGAAACGTGCATTTGGAAAAGATAGTTCAATACCTGCTACAGCTGCAAATATTAAGTTAGAACGTCGTCGTGAATTCTTGGGCGAAGGACTTCGTTTCTGGGATATTGTTCGTTGGGGCGATACAAGCTTGCTGACAGAATCAACAGCGCTTAGTACACGTACATGGAATGATAACAAGAAATACCTGCCTATTCCACAAGCTGAGATGGATAAAACTGCAGGAAGCGATTTTGCTTTGGTACAGAATCCCGGATATTAA
- a CDS encoding PKD domain-containing protein, which translates to MKNIIKYSLWAIVTVFALTSCDPQESTDYALGETPTESQLSFTANPSSSNSNIIEFTNSSEINGVAVWNLGNGSNAKGEAASSKYPMAGTYTVTMTLYTSGGSATISKAITIAKNDFSLLNTPMYNALTGGASNLQGKTWVFDQYNDGHFGVGPAGDVTPSWWSCPASGKDGSSLYTQEFTFTQVGVKMSWKNNGSVYTNANGAAGLKALGYGNAVLNPTAGDYDVEYQPKASYTFSLNEADKTITLSDGAFFGHYAGTSTYKIITLTDDVMYIKCASTVESGNGWWYRLVPKEKNVKPVVPLKAVALNDNFESATTTLAFVPQDMGTHTSANYSNPAPTGLNTSSKVYLYEKGTAFYANLSYAVTGYKFDLSKINKVRMKVFIPSYNNYDDTFATAGDWVTINQLQSQVAVKLQNNGLGGNAYTTQTEIVKANLAKDKWLSLEFDFSTVKDRKDYDKIVIQFGAEGHAAPGIFFFDDFSFSE; encoded by the coding sequence ATGAAAAATATAATTAAATATAGTTTATGGGCAATAGTGACAGTTTTTGCTCTTACTTCTTGCGATCCTCAGGAAAGCACTGATTATGCTTTGGGAGAAACTCCTACAGAAAGTCAGTTGTCATTTACGGCAAATCCTTCTTCTTCAAATTCTAATATAATAGAGTTTACAAATAGTTCAGAAATTAACGGTGTTGCTGTCTGGAATTTAGGTAACGGAAGCAATGCGAAGGGGGAAGCTGCTTCTTCTAAGTATCCTATGGCCGGAACTTATACAGTGACAATGACACTATACACAAGTGGTGGGTCGGCTACGATTTCTAAAGCAATTACAATTGCGAAAAATGATTTTTCATTATTAAATACTCCAATGTATAATGCGCTGACAGGTGGAGCAAGTAACCTTCAGGGAAAGACATGGGTATTTGACCAATATAATGATGGACACTTTGGTGTAGGACCTGCTGGTGACGTTACTCCTTCCTGGTGGAGTTGTCCAGCAAGTGGAAAAGATGGCTCAAGTCTTTATACTCAGGAATTTACTTTTACTCAGGTTGGTGTTAAGATGAGCTGGAAAAACAATGGATCGGTATATACTAATGCTAATGGTGCTGCCGGACTAAAAGCTTTAGGATATGGTAATGCTGTTTTAAATCCAACTGCTGGTGATTATGATGTAGAATACCAGCCAAAAGCAAGTTATACATTTAGTTTGAATGAAGCTGATAAGACAATAACGTTAAGTGATGGTGCTTTCTTTGGCCATTACGCCGGAACTTCTACTTATAAGATTATAACTCTTACAGATGATGTGATGTATATAAAATGTGCTAGTACTGTTGAGTCTGGTAATGGATGGTGGTATCGTTTGGTTCCTAAAGAGAAGAATGTAAAACCAGTGGTTCCATTAAAAGCAGTAGCATTGAACGATAATTTCGAATCAGCTACAACCACTCTTGCTTTTGTACCTCAGGATATGGGAACGCATACTTCTGCTAATTATTCAAATCCTGCACCAACCGGACTAAATACATCTTCTAAGGTATATTTATACGAAAAAGGAACTGCATTTTATGCAAATCTTTCATATGCTGTAACAGGATATAAGTTTGATCTATCAAAGATTAATAAAGTTCGAATGAAAGTCTTTATTCCTTCTTATAATAATTATGATGATACTTTTGCTACAGCCGGAGATTGGGTGACGATAAATCAGTTGCAATCACAGGTTGCTGTTAAACTTCAGAATAATGGATTGGGAGGTAATGCATATACTACTCAGACAGAAATTGTGAAAGCAAATCTTGCAAAAGATAAATGGCTGAGTCTTGAGTTTGATTTTAGCACAGTGAAGGACAGAAAAGATTACGATAAGATTGTAATCCAGTTTGGCGCTGAAGGACATGCTGCTCCTGGTATATTCTTCTTTGATGACTTTTCATTTAGTGAATAA